The DNA region gatctgatctgatcaatagCTTACAAGTTCTATCAAAATCTCAATTTATAGTCTAGATTCTTAAGAAGTTTTTAACTGTGGAAACTAGAACAGGGTTACCAGATTTGAGAATTaagtactttataaatatatttataaatatatatattttttataaatacacactttatattaaaaaaaaatcctgtcagTAATTGACGTGTCTTGTGTTCACGATCGTAGCCAGAGGTGCCATGAATTGGAGAAAAAGTTGCGTCTAAGCCATGCTTTCTGTTTTCTAGCTGTGGTATGAAATTCAGATCTAGGATGCATGACTTTCCCTTTATTATTGtctatttgtgtatattttgccCCATCACTACTAACTAATTCCTTTTGTAATTTTAGGATAGGTTGGCTGCCATTTTCCCCATGTTTGAAAGGCTAGTTATGTATTCTGTAATCtgtatgtggagaaaatggaattctTGATATTAAGATTGGTAAATTGATTTCTGGTAACCTAGTGGCTTGGGTGAATGGGCAAGGGTGGTATCAGTGACCATTTTGCATCCTAGCACAAGTGAGGGGAGTCTTAAGAATGATACTAACCCAAAGGATTTTCTGCTTTTGGGAAGAAGAATTTTTATAAGAGGAATCTTGAATTGCTGTTGTACAGacctcagaagaaaaaaatattttatatgtataaaaatgatGGGAGTTTTATTATGTAGACGCACTTTTGATATTCTTGGAAGTGCAAAAAGCCTTCTTTCTTATATATTGAGatacactgaaaataaaagaaacaaaataatgagTCATTCTAAATAACAGCCAAGTGGATAGGGAAGCAAGGGAAtttgagagaaataaaatgaatcttaCTTTGCATGTTGAAGATCCATTAACACTTCTATTTAGTTTCAGAAGAGAGGGGAAAGTGAATATATTTCTGCTGATTTTGAAATTAGGGTTTTACAAGTCTTTTTTTTCCACAGAGCCCACTTGAATGACCTTGAAAACATCGTGCCATTTCTTGGTATTGGCCTTCTGTATTCCTTGAGTGGTCCAGACCTCTCTACAGCCATCCTGCACTTCAGACTCTTTGTCGGAGCACGAATCTACCACACGATTGCATATTTGACACCCCTTCCCCAGCCAAATCGCGCTTTGGCTTTTTTCATTGGCTATGGAGTTACACTTTCAATGGCTTACAGATTGCTGAAGAGTAAACTGTACCTGTAAAGAGAATCATACAACCCATTATCCAatgattttctaaaaattctGTACTTCCAATTTATAATGAATCCTTTTATGATTTTAAGCGGGAGGGAAGCAGAGAAATTAAGATAGAGAAAACCCAATCTGCATATTAATGCCACCAATAgcctttattcttattttgtatttacaCAGgacatttaacataatttttaattcctttgtcTTATTCATAAAGTACTTTGTCATAAATTTTGATTATAATTTGTAACATTTGTTCAACatatcatattttaaatctttaaaaagagtaAGTACAGGTATGTTAAACCTGTATTTCAGTGTTGATGAAATGGGTATATGAAATAAAGAATTCAGAGGAtaatttcatttagttttatttttctcaaaatatttacaaaagtttCAAGCTACAGAAAAGTAGTACCATGAACTTTTATATATGTTTCACCTAGATTTACCACTTGTTAACGTTTCGCCATATTTGCTTTAGTTCCATCATTCAATGTTTTTTCTGAACAATTTGAaagttgttcaattgctaagtcatgtctgactctctttggccccatggactgtagcacaccaggcttccctgtccttcactatctctgggagtttgctcaaattcctgtccattgagttcaattgctaagtcgtgtctgactctttttggccccatggactgtagcacatcaggctttcctgtgtttcactatctctgggagtttgctcagactcctgtccactgagtcagtgatgccatccaaccattttgaaAGTGAGCTGCTTGTAAGACACTTAACTCTAAATACTTTAACATGTATCTTCTATGTACAAAACAGTCTCCAAATAACCATATCATCGCACCAAAGAAATTTAACTAAGATGGTATagatgaacccatttgcagggaAGAAATAGAGATCTCActttgtgctctgtgatgacctagatggatgggatgggggtgggagggaggtccaagaggaaggggatatttatgtatacatatagctgattcactctgaacagcagaaactaatgagacactttaaagcaattatactccaatttaaaaaagaaatataactctAATACAGTAgtattatttaacatatatggtgagtagtgaaagttgctcagttgtgtctgactctgtgaccccgtggactatatagtccatgaaattctctaggcgagaatactagagtggatagccgttcccttctccaggggatcttcccaacccagggatcgaacccaggtctcccacattgcatgcagattgtttatcgactgagccaccagggaagcccattttaacatatatatttaacatacatAGTTCATATTTAAAGTTTCCCTAATTTTCCCAATCATGTCctttataagttttatttttgatcTAGGAATCAGACAAGGACCTTACACTGCTTTTTGTTATCATTTCTATTTACTTTTCAATAAAATggatgagttctttttttttttttttttttttttgtcttttatgacaCTAGCATTTTTGATGAGTTTGAGGCTGGTTTTACAGAGTGATCCTTAATCTGATTTGATTTTGtctattattttctcattcttgGATTCAGATTAAACATTTTTGGTAATGTGTTCTTCAGATTACAGTACATTAATAGACATATGTCAGTTTGTCCCATTAGTGGTGATCAATTTAGTTAGGTAGTATTGACCAGATTTATCCATTGTAAAGCtatctttttaactttataatcatATTTAGGTGATAAATTGAGACTGTGCAAATCCTGTCTTCCTATAAACTTTTACCCAATGGATTTAGCATCAAAAATGCTCAGTTTTGTTTccgtataaaaatatataatcataaaacATGAATGTTTACAAGCCTATAAAACACTGTATACATCTATACACATTTAGATTTTTTCATCTTAAATGGAATTATGTGTACTTAAAcctttttaataaatgatgagcatttaaaatgatatttttattatacttgACATTTATATTATTAGTTTTTATATCTCTTGATTGACCTTAAttctaaatacatatttcttaaatAGTGCTTATAGTGGCTCTCATAATTGTTCATTTAGGTTTACCACACAAAAGAAAAGTTACTGTGTTATATTATAAGTTTCATAATTTGAGCAGCTCTTAAGTTCATAAAATGCTTTGGACAATTGACCATGAGCGTTCGGTACAAgtttcattttacttcttttcctaatGTTAAAAGCAGCTTTGCATATCAGGAAAGCTTTGTGCTGTAAATAATGGGAAAGACCATGAACTCAGAAGTGAAAAGTTCAAAATTTAAGGATTATCTCCACctgcataaacacacacacatgcacacacccagcCCTCTGGATCTGGGTAACCTATTACCCTGTCCAATATATAGTTCCCTTATACTTTTGAGAGTTTTTAAGATGAAATGATCTATGTAcatgaaaaatatgaagaaaggaTATTCTAAACAATAAAGTGTCCTCCATATGTAAATTTTTGGGTAATCTATCAAGCACAAAGATTCAGTTAGCTGAGTTCTATGTGAGTTACTTGTTTAACCATCATCACTTCTATaattgttttaataaattttctGCTTCCCTGGTATTGCTTCTCAGAGTAGCATCAAAATGCGCTGTGGTTATT from Bos mutus isolate GX-2022 chromosome 5, NWIPB_WYAK_1.1, whole genome shotgun sequence includes:
- the MGST1 gene encoding microsomal glutathione S-transferase 1: MANLSQLMENEVFMAFASYTTIVLSKMMFMSTATAFYRLTRKVFANPEDCAGFGKGENAKKYLRTDDRVERVRRAHLNDLENIVPFLGIGLLYSLSGPDLSTAILHFRLFVGARIYHTIAYLTPLPQPNRALAFFIGYGVTLSMAYRLLKSKLYL